The Chryseolinea soli nucleotide sequence GGTTCCCGAAAACTTGGGATCGAACAGGGCGATCACGTTGGCCCCTTGCGCCAGGAGACTGTCGAGCACCACGCGGGCATGCTCGCCACCTCCCTGAAGAATTACATCATTGGTTCCCACGAAATTTTTCCATTGTTACAGATGTCTCACTACTGATGCCTTCGGCCTTGAACACTTTGAGGACCGTTAAAAATAAGATTTTCAAATCTAATCCCAACGAAATATGCTCCACATACCATACATCATAGGCAAACTTCTTGGGCCACGACACCGTATTGCGCCCATTCACCTGCGCCCACCCCGTGATGCCAGGCTTCACGTCGTGGCGGCGCGCCTGCTCGGCGCTGTACAGCGGCAAATATTCCACCAGCAGCGGCCGGGGTCCCACAAAGGACATATCGCCTTTCAAAACGTTGAACAACTGCGGCAACTCGTCGAGGGAAGTTTTCCGGATGAACTTCCCGATCGCCGTGAGACGCTTTTCATCGGGGAGCAAATGGCCGTGTGCGTCGCGCTCGTCGGTCATGGTTTTGAATTTCACCACGGTGAAGATCCTGCCGTTCTTGCCGGGACGGGGTTGCGTGAACCAGATCTTGCCGCGGTTGGCGATGAGCAACATGACGATGCAAATCAAAAGTATGGGTGAGGCCACTACTAAGATGATGAAGGAGCAAAAGTGATCGAAAAAAGGTTTGACTACGTGGGTGTACAAGGATACTGAAGTTAACGGCCTAAAATTAAGGAATTTTGGGCAATCGGACGGATGAGCCGGCAACGTGCTGGGGGACATGGAGATGAGGAGGACGACTATACTTCATGAGACTACTTCTCAATAGTGACATACGTAACACCACAGGGAAAAGATCAAGCAGCGTGCGGGATAATCAATGGCGGGATCAATCCAGCACCGACAGTGACGTGTTAATGATATCGTTAAAAAAAGCCTTGTCTGTCGTTGACTTTGCCGACACGCGTATGCCCTTGATGGTGTTCAGGAAAAAACGGGTAAGCGCTTTTGCATCCTGCTTACCGCTGATCTCGCCGCTTTCCTGTCCCTTGCGGATGGCGCGGTGAAAAGCCTCTTCGACCTGTTTGTCGTTTTTGCAAACAATATCTTTCACTTTTGCATCGTGTGGCGCTACCTCTACTTCGGCATTGACCATGAAACAACCCTTGTGCTGTTTGTCTTTCAACAGGTTGCCGGTGATCAATTGCAAAAGCTGTTTGATGGCCTCTTTGGCCGATTCGGTATTGGCGACGATATCATCCACCTGACTACCCCCGGTATTCTGGTAGAATTCCAGCGCCTTCAGGTATAAAGTGTGTTTATCGACATACGTATCATACAGGCTCGACCGGCTTATGCCCAGTGCATCCACCAGGTCCTGCATGGAAGTGCCATTGTAACCTTTCAGCCAGAAAAGACGCACGGCCTTCGCCAATACTTCGCTTTCATCAAAATCTTTACTTCGTGCCATAACACAAAAAGCTTTGCCTGTTCAAGGCAAAGCTATTCATTTTTCAATAACGGTAGGTACGCAGCTACGGGTATCTGCTTACCGCATGCCGCCGCTGGCAATGATCGTTTCGCCTGTCAACCAGCGTGAGTCATCCGATGCCAGAAATACGGCAATGGGTGCGATGTCGTCGGGCTGACCGATACGGCCGAGGGGCGTTTGGGTTACGGCGTTCTTCTGGAAATCGCTGCCGATAAACCCTGCGGAGTGTGTTCCTTCTGTTTCAACGATACCCGGATTAATGGCATTGACCCGGATCTTCTTTGCCCCCAGCTCCTTGGATAAAACCTGGGTGATGGAATCCACGGCGCCTTTGGTACCCGTATAGATCGAGCTGCCAGGCGGTGTGATGCGGGTCACGGTCGAGCTGATGTTGATGATGCTTCCACCCTTGTCGCCAAAGCTCTTTACCGCGCCCTTGGTGACGAGCAACAGTCCCAGCACATTGGTGTTGAACTGGCGGTTGAATTCTTCGACGGTGAGGTCTTCGATCAGGCCAAACTGATAAATGCCGGCATTGTTGACCAATACATCAACACCACCAAAGGCCTTCTGCGCTTCGGTGAAGATGCGGTCTACATCTCCCGGTTTCGATACGTCGCCTTGTACGGCCAGTGCCTTGCCACCCTGGCTTACGATATCGGCCACTACTTTTT carries:
- a CDS encoding sugar transferase → MYTHVVKPFFDHFCSFIILVVASPILLICIVMLLIANRGKIWFTQPRPGKNGRIFTVVKFKTMTDERDAHGHLLPDEKRLTAIGKFIRKTSLDELPQLFNVLKGDMSFVGPRPLLVEYLPLYSAEQARRHDVKPGITGWAQVNGRNTVSWPKKFAYDVWYVEHISLGLDLKILFLTVLKVFKAEGISSETSVTMEKFRGNQ
- a CDS encoding TetR/AcrR family transcriptional regulator, yielding MARSKDFDESEVLAKAVRLFWLKGYNGTSMQDLVDALGISRSSLYDTYVDKHTLYLKALEFYQNTGGSQVDDIVANTESAKEAIKQLLQLITGNLLKDKQHKGCFMVNAEVEVAPHDAKVKDIVCKNDKQVEEAFHRAIRKGQESGEISGKQDAKALTRFFLNTIKGIRVSAKSTTDKAFFNDIINTSLSVLD
- a CDS encoding glucose 1-dehydrogenase, with translation MKKLANKVAVVTGASKGIGAEIAKGLAAEGAAVVVNYASAQAGAEKVVADIVSQGGKALAVQGDVSKPGDVDRIFTEAQKAFGGVDVLVNNAGIYQFGLIEDLTVEEFNRQFNTNVLGLLLVTKGAVKSFGDKGGSIINISSTVTRITPPGSSIYTGTKGAVDSITQVLSKELGAKKIRVNAINPGIVETEGTHSAGFIGSDFQKNAVTQTPLGRIGQPDDIAPIAVFLASDDSRWLTGETIIASGGMR